The following are encoded together in the Oncorhynchus masou masou isolate Uvic2021 chromosome 5, UVic_Omas_1.1, whole genome shotgun sequence genome:
- the ppil1 gene encoding peptidyl-prolyl cis-trans isomerase-like 1, whose amino-acid sequence MSGIPPDTWQPPTVSLETTMGTIAVELYWRHAPKTCKNFSELARRGYYNNTKFHRIIKDFMVQGGDPTGTGRGGASIFGKEFEDELHPDLKFTGAGILAMANAGPDTNGSQFFLTLGPTQWLDGKHSIFGRVCQGMAVVNRVGMVETNTQDRPADDIKILRTTIPN is encoded by the exons ATGTCGGGAATACCACCAGATACCTGGCAGCCACCCACAGTGAGCCTGGAGACAAC AATGGGTACAATTGCAGTGGAACTATACTGGAGACATGCTCCCAAAACCTGCAAAAACTTTTCTGAGTTGGCCAGGAGAGGTTACTATAACAACACAAAGTTTCATCGTATCATCAAGGACTTCATGGTGCAGGGAGGAGACCCCACAGgaacag GTCGTGGCGGTGCCTCCATATTTGGCAAAGAGTTTGAAGATGAACTTCACCCTGACCTGAAATTCACAG GTGCAGGGATCCTAGCGATGGCCAATGCAGGACCAGATACAAATGGAAGTCAGTTCTTCCTGACCCTGGGGCCTACTCAGTGGTTGGATGGGAAGCACAGTATCTTTGGGAGGGTATGCCAAGGTATGGCAGTGGTCAACCGCGTCGGCATGGTGGAAACAAACACACAAGACCGACCTGCCGATGACATAAAAATTCTCAGGACGACTATACCCAACTGA